Proteins from a genomic interval of Desulfofustis limnaeus:
- the dnaA gene encoding chromosomal replication initiator protein DnaA — protein MKVWNQARERLQDILSNNVFSLWIEPLSVNERAGDSLSLRCPDRYFGAYVTQNYLDIISKVVAECDDSIKQVRINACCRPTAPSQEPQQLRLPTLPEGVSSTRALHPRYTFANFMVGESNVLAQSACRSMSQLDDAIGPCLYINSTTGLGKTHLSHAIAHQILDLSPMTRLQYLTAQQFAAEMVNNIKSNAMDVFKRKYHEQCDILLVEDMQSLTGKKKTQQELNEVLDTLIKLGKRVVMTADKAPRELIGIDDDFRSRMSSGLVTSIQKPDMDTRCRIIRRKAQQQNLQLADPYVDYLAQHIKGDVRRIESALIAINARASLKQGLIDDQLIEDVVRALVGGSRELTSRAICELVVQQFKVPLADLQSKSRKKCIAFPRQVAMYLSRKHTEETLADIGRIFNRDHSTVMHAIKVVTDLSRRDNSISAQLELLSSKVQQL, from the coding sequence ATGAAGGTCTGGAATCAAGCGAGAGAACGACTGCAGGATATCCTTTCAAACAACGTCTTCAGCCTCTGGATTGAACCGCTTTCGGTGAACGAACGAGCCGGTGATTCTCTGAGCCTCAGGTGCCCGGACCGTTATTTCGGTGCCTATGTCACCCAGAATTACTTGGATATCATCAGTAAGGTGGTGGCCGAGTGCGATGACTCCATAAAACAGGTGCGGATCAACGCGTGTTGTCGTCCCACCGCCCCCTCCCAGGAACCGCAGCAACTCCGTCTGCCGACCTTGCCGGAAGGGGTATCATCGACCCGTGCCCTGCATCCCCGCTATACCTTTGCCAATTTCATGGTTGGTGAGAGCAACGTCCTGGCCCAGTCGGCGTGCCGTTCCATGTCCCAGTTGGATGATGCCATCGGCCCTTGTCTCTATATCAACAGCACCACCGGGTTGGGAAAAACTCATCTGTCCCATGCCATAGCCCATCAGATTCTCGATCTGTCCCCCATGACTCGCCTGCAGTACCTGACAGCCCAGCAGTTTGCCGCGGAAATGGTGAACAATATCAAATCGAACGCCATGGACGTTTTTAAGCGCAAGTATCACGAACAATGCGACATTTTGCTGGTGGAAGATATGCAGAGCCTGACCGGCAAAAAGAAGACGCAGCAGGAGCTCAACGAGGTCCTGGACACCTTGATAAAACTGGGCAAGCGAGTTGTCATGACTGCCGACAAGGCACCCCGTGAGTTGATCGGAATCGACGATGATTTCCGATCTCGGATGTCGTCGGGACTGGTGACGTCGATCCAGAAACCGGACATGGATACCCGGTGCCGGATTATCCGGCGCAAGGCTCAACAGCAGAATCTGCAGCTCGCCGACCCCTATGTGGATTATCTCGCCCAACACATAAAAGGAGATGTAAGGAGAATCGAATCGGCACTTATCGCCATCAATGCTCGCGCCTCTCTCAAGCAGGGGCTGATCGACGATCAACTCATTGAAGATGTGGTGCGGGCCTTGGTGGGCGGCTCCAGGGAGCTGACCTCGCGGGCGATCTGCGAGTTGGTGGTACAGCAATTCAAGGTGCCGCTGGCTGACCTGCAGTCGAAATCACGCAAGAAATGCATCGCTTTTCCCCGCCAGGTGGCGATGTATCTGAGCCGCAAGCATACGGAAGAGACCCTGGCCGACATCGGCAGGATCTTCAACCGTGATCACTCCACGGTGATGCACGCCATCAAGGTGGTGACCGATTTGAGCCGCCGCGACAACTCGATTTCTGCCCAACTGGAGCTGCTCAGCAGCAAAGTACAGCAGCTCTAA